From Glycine max cultivar Williams 82 chromosome 11, Glycine_max_v4.0, whole genome shotgun sequence, the proteins below share one genomic window:
- the LOC100794790 gene encoding scarecrow-like protein 31 — protein sequence MEPNIPRGAEEQSTAYLMEDSDFSETAKFISQILMEENIDQRPLYDTLTLQVTEKSFYDALTGNIPLSPNPNQHPLLLSPQAQTTITEHGLSDLDSSLQQNLFNDADSVSHFKRGLEEATKFLPPVSNLVTGQYPNGEQPINTFEGNSYGFQSRKNHEREEIDTREEEHEGRGHKQSALSLVDETDLSDAIDRVFLSVENVCIEHSSLQNGALKPKAPEVGKGRSKKQGRKKETVDLRNLLLMCSQSVYANDIRTANELLKQIRQHSSPVGDASQRLAHYFANGLEARLIGAGSGAIGTFSFVSSKRITAAEFLKAYQVFLSATPFKKFTYFFANQMIVKAAAKAEIIHIIDYGILYGFQWPILIKFLSNREGGPPKLRITGIEFPQSGFRPTERIEETGHRLANYCKRYNVPFEYHAIASRNWETIKLEALKIERNELVAVNCHMRFEHLLDESTIEVNSPRNAFLHLIRKINPDIFTQIIINGSYDAPFFATRFREALFHYSAIYDMFDTVITSENEWRMTIESELLGREVMNVIACEGSERVQRPETYKQWQVRNTRAGFKQLPLNEELMAKFRSKLKEYHRDFVLDENNNWMLQGWKGRIFNASTCWFPA from the coding sequence ATGGAGCCGAACATTCCCAGAGGAGCTGAAGAACAGAGCACGGCATATCTCATGGAAGATAGTGATTTTTCAGAAACTGCTAAGTTCATAAGCCAGATCCTCATGGAAGAAAACATTGACCAGAGGCCACTCTATGACACACTTACCTTGCAAGTTACAGAGAAGTCCTTCTACGACGCTCTCACTGGCAACATACCTCTTTCCCCCAACCCCAATCAACACCCCCTTCTTCTCAGTCCCCAAGCTCAAACCACCATCACCGAACATGGACTCTCAGATTTGGATTCTTCCTTGCAACAGAACCTGTTCAATGATGCTGATTCGGTTTCCCACTTTAAGAGAGGGTTAGAGGAAGCTACCAAGTTTCTTCCTCCGGTGTCTAACCTTGTAACTGGTCAATATCCAAACGGGGAACAACCAATCAATACGTTTGAAGGGAATTCCTATGGATTTCAGAGTAGGAAGAATCACGAGCGTGAAGAGATAGACACCAGAGAAGAAGAGCATGAAGGGAGAGGTCACAAGCAATCAGCACTTAGTCTTGTTGATGAGACTGACTTGTCAGATGCTATTGATCGGGTGTTTCTAAGTGTGGAAAACGTGTGTATTGAACACAGTTCTTTGCAGAATGGAGCACTGAAACCTAAGGCACCAGAGGTAGGGAAGGGTCGTTCAAAGAAAcaaggaaggaagaaggaaacagTGGATTTGAGAAATCTTCTGTTGATGTGTTCACAATCTGTGTATGCCAATGACATCAGGACTGCCAATGAATTGCTAAAGCAGATTAGGCAACACTCTTCTCCCGTTGGGGATGCATCACAGAGGTTGGCTCATTACTTCGCCAATGGCCTCGAGGCACGCTTGATTGGGGCTGGTTCAGGTGCAATAGGAACATTTTCTTTTGTGAGTTCTAAGAGGATCACTGCTGCAGAGTTCCTGAAGGCATACCAAGTTTTTCTATCTGCCACCCCTTTCAAGAAGTTTACATATTTCTTTGCAAATCAAATGATTGTGAAAGCAGCCGCAAAGGCAGAAATCATCCATATTATTGATTATGGCATCCTATATGGTTTCCAGTGGCCAATTCTTATCAAGTTTTTATCAAATAGAGAGGGGGGTCCTCCCAAGCTGAGGATCACAGGAATAGAGTTTCCCCAATCTGGCTTCCGCCCCACAGAAAGAATTGAGGAGACTGGTCACCGGCTGGCTAACTATTGCAAGCGTTACAATGTTCCCTTTGAATATCATGCTATAGCATCACGGAACTGGGAAACCATTAAGCTTGAAGCCcttaaaattgagagaaatgagCTAGTTGCTGTAAACTGTCACATGAGATTTGAACATCTACTGGATGAGAGTACTATTGAAGTGAACAGTCCCAGAAATGCTTTCCTGCATCTGATCAGGAAGATAAATCCGGATATTTTTACTCAGATCATTATTAATGGATCATATGATGCCCCTTTCTTTGCCACACGGTTTAGGGAGGCACTCTTCCATTATTCTGCTATTTATGACATGTTTGACACTGTCATAACTAGTGAAAATGAATGGAGGATGACGATTGAGAGTGAGCTTTTGGGCCGGGAGGTTATGAATGTTATAGCATGTGAAGGTTCTGAGAGGGTTCAGAGACCTGAGACATACAAACAATGGCAGGTTAGGAATACGAGGGCTGGTTTCAAGCAGCTCCCACTGAATGAGGAATTAATGGCTAAATTCAGGAGTAAGTTAAAGGAATACCACAGAGATTTTGTCTTAGATGAAAATAACAACTGGATGCTTCAAGGTTGGAAGGGCCGCATTTTTAATGCTTCCACTTGTTGGTTTCCGGCATAA